The DNA region ACCAATCATGAATTTGAAGACGGTAGAGCATTACGTAATGCTTCCGTTATGCAAGGAAATCCTGTTTATACCTTTAGTGAATGGCAAATTTGGAATGATACTGGTAATGGAGGTACAACAAAATTACCTCAAAATGCACCAGATGATTTTACGCCTGGCATTAGGTAATGTAAGACCTCACAGGTTTTGAAAACTTGTGAGGTCTATTACATTTTATAAATGTTAACCACATTCTGTTACAAAATAACCTTATTTTTACTCTAAATTTCTATTATTATAAATAATGCAACAATCAAAAATTATAAACATAGAAGACAGAAAACTTGTTGGTTTATCTATACAAACTTGTTTAGCTGAAAACAAAACCCGTGAGTTGTGGCAAACGTTTAGACCTTTAGTAAAAGAAGTATCAAACACGGTAAATACAGATTTTTACTCCTTACAAGTTTATGATAATGATTTTGGTATAAAACCATTTACACCTCAAACCGAATTTGAAAAATGGGCGGCGGTTGAAGTTTCAAATTTTGATAATATTCCCAAAAATTTAAAATCATTTATACTTGCCGGTGGAGATTATGCTGTTTTTATTCATAAAGGCACACCTCAACAGTTTCACAAAACAGCTTCGTATATATACGGAGAATGGTTGCCAAAATCCAACTATCAATTAGATAACCGACCACATTTTGAAATTATACCAGAAAATAATAAACTTGATGATCCAAGTGCAGAAGAAGAAGTTTGGATACCCATAAAATTAAAATAATGGATTTTAAAAAGTTGTTCATTTTAGGATTTGCATTGGTTTTTACGACGAAGCTGTTCGCACAAAAACCAAATATAATCATCATAATGACTGACGACCAAGGTTGGTATGATGTCGGGTTTAACGGCAATACCATAGTAAAAACACCAAATCTTGATTTATTGGCTTCCGAAGGAATCATTTTAGACCGGTTTTATTCTGGTGGCCCGGTATGTTCACCTACCAGAGCTAGTTTGTTGACAGGTAGAAATCCCGTAAGGATGGGAATTTCCGATGCTAATACCGGTCATCTGCTAACAGAGGAAATTACCTTGCCGGAAATTCTAAAGGAGTATGGTTATGCAACAGCACATTTTGGTAAATGGCACCTAGGCACTTTTACCCAAACAGAGCTAGATGC from Aureibaculum sp. 2308TA14-22 includes:
- a CDS encoding GyrI-like domain-containing protein; translation: MQQSKIINIEDRKLVGLSIQTCLAENKTRELWQTFRPLVKEVSNTVNTDFYSLQVYDNDFGIKPFTPQTEFEKWAAVEVSNFDNIPKNLKSFILAGGDYAVFIHKGTPQQFHKTASYIYGEWLPKSNYQLDNRPHFEIIPENNKLDDPSAEEEVWIPIKLK